The Sylvia atricapilla isolate bSylAtr1 chromosome 13, bSylAtr1.pri, whole genome shotgun sequence genome includes a region encoding these proteins:
- the LOC136366813 gene encoding peptidyl-prolyl cis-trans isomerase FKBP8-like translates to MPGPSPGGSPERETGAGGRPRGPGRDRRVRFRLPHTAIAVPSVREEERLFYRRLEALAVPGPGCFGPLFASDGWSDLTEDRLLRKRVVRAGPGGPRPLPGQEVSVKVLGALEDGGLVERDPRLIFVPGHGDVVQALELGVPTMQPGEVSFFLAAFPYAYGRPGRAGDRGGQGSGGSRRCANREPDVPPEAPLLFEVTLLEVRDGPDPQPLPPAVRLRLGSQRRERGNYHFARADFAAALRSYRLSLRALDGPTTGETGREGGPGAVGLGR, encoded by the exons ATGCCGGGCCCGTCGCCCGGCGGCTCCCCGGAGAGGGAAACAGGGGCCGGCGGGAGGCCGCGGGGGCCCGGCCGGGACCGGCGGGTGCGGTTCCGTCTGCCTCACACCGCAATCGCGGTGCCGTCGGTGCGCGAGGAGGAGCGGCTCTTCTACCGGCGGCTGGAGGCGCTGGCAGTGCCGGGACCCGGCTGCTTCGGGCCGCTCTTTGCTTCCGACGGCTGGAGCGACTTGACGG AGGACCGGCTGCTGCGGAAGCGCGTGgtgcgggccgggccgggagggcCGCGGCCGTTGCCGGGCCAGGAGGTGTCGGTGAAGGTGCTGGGCGCCCTGGAGGACGGCGGGCTGGTAGAGCGAGACCCGCGGCTCATCTTCGTGCCGGGTCACGGGGACGTCGTGCAG gctctggagctgggcGTCCCCACCATGCAGCCCGGGGAGGTTTCCTTCTTCCTCGCCGCTTTCCCCTACGCCTATGGCCGCCCGGGCAG ggcaggggaccGGGGCGGGCAGGGGTCGGGGGGCAGCCGGCGCTGTGCCAACAGGGAGCCCGACGTGCCGCCCGAGGCGCCGCTGCTGTTCGAGGTGACGCTGCTAGAGGTGCGGGACGGTCCCGACCCGCAGCCGCTGCCGCCCGCCGTCCGCCTGCGCCTGGGCTCgcagcgccgggagcggggcaACTACCACTTCGCGCGGGCTGACTTCGCGGCGGCGCTGCGATCGTACCGGCTGTCCCTACGCGCCCTGGACGGCCCCACCACCGGTGAGACAGGACGGGAGGgagggcccggggctgtggggctggggcgCTGA
- the SERF2 gene encoding small EDRK-rich factor 2: MTRGNQRELARQKNLKKQSDSGKGKRRDDGLSAAARKQRDSEIMQQKQKKADEKKEGNK, translated from the exons ATGACCC GCGGGAACCAGCGCGAACTGGCGCGGCAGAAGAATCTGAAGAAGCAGAGCGACTCGGGCAAGGGCAAGCGGCGGGACGACGGGCTCTCGGCTGCCGCCCGCAAGCAGAG GGACTCGGAGATcatgcagcagaagcagaagaaggCCGACGAGAAGAAGGAAGGCAACAAGTAG
- the PDIA3 gene encoding protein disulfide-isomerase A3, producing MSAPRPPQLALPAALLLFLLLTLGARASDVVELTDADFESGLAERPGLVLVEFFAPWCGHCKRLAPEYESAATRLKGIVPLVKVDCTANSNTCNKYGVSGYPTLKIFRDGEEAGTYDGPRTADGIVSHLKKQAGPASVALSSVTEFEKFIGDKDASVVGFFGDASGDAYSEFMKAANSLRDNYRFAHTTEEQLVQKYREDGEGIVLFRPPRLTNKFEESSIKYPEDKITSGKIKKFIQENIFGICPHMTEDNKDLIQGKDLLVAYYDVDYEKNAKGSNYWRNRVMMIAKKFLDAGHKLSYAVASRKTFGHELSEFGLDSSVGEAPVVAIRTAKGDKYVMQEEFSRDGKALERFLQDYFDGNLKKYLKSEPVPESNDGPVKVVVAENFDEIVNAQDKDVLIEFYAPWCGHCKNLEPKYKELGEKLSKDPNIIIAKMDATANDVPSPYEVRGFPTIYFAPAGKKQSPKKYEGGREVSDFISYLKREATNTPVLQEEEKSKKSKKKVKEDL from the exons ATGTCCGCACCCCGGCCCCCgcagctggccctgcctgccgcgctgctgctgttcctgctgctcaccCTGGGCGCTCGCGCCTCCGATGTGGTGGAGCTCACCGATGCCGATTTCGAGAGTGGCCTGGCCGAGCGCCCAGGGCTGGTGCTCGTGGAGTTCTTCGCGCCCTG GTGCGGACACTGCAAGCGGCTGGCGCCGGAGTACGAGTCGGCCGCTACCCGGCTGAAGGGGATCGTGCCTCTTGTGAAG GTTGACTGTACGGCAAACTCCAACACCTGTAACAAGTATGGAGTCAGTGGATATCCCACATTAAAGATTTTTCGAGATGGAGAAGAGGCAGGGACCTATGATGGGCCTAGAACAGCAG ATGGGATTGTCAGCCATCTCAAGAAACAGGCGGGACCTGCTTCAGTGGCTCTCAGTTCTGTGACTGAGTTTGAGAAGTTCATTGGTGATAAAGATGCTTCTGTCGTGG GCTTCTTCGGTGATGCATCTGGGGATGCTTATTCGGAGTTCATGAAAGCAGCCAACAGCCTCAGGGATAACTACCGCTTTGCGCACACCACCGAGGAGCAGCTGGTGCAGAAGTACAGGGAGGATGGAGA AGGTATAGTCTTATTCCGTCCTCCACGTCTGACCAACAAGTTTGAGGAGAGCTCTATCAAGTATCCAGAAGACAAAATCACCAGTGGAAAGATCAAGAAATTCATCCAGGAGAACAT CTTTGGCATCTGCCCACACATGACTGAGGACAACAAAGACTTGATCCAGGGCAAGGACTTGCTGGTGGCGTACTACGACGTTGACTATGAGAAGAACGCAAAGGGATCCAACTACTGGCGCAACAG AGTTATGATGATTGCAAAGAAGTTCTTGGATGCTGGCCACAAACTGTCTTATGCTGTTGCTAGTCGGAAAACCTTTGGCCACGAGCTTTCTGAGTTTGGTCTGGACAGCAGTGTGGGTGAGGCCCCTGTCGTTGCCATCAGAACTGCCAAAGGAGATAAATATGTCATGCAAGAAGAGTTCTC CCGTGATGGAAAGGCTCTGGAGAGATTCCTGCAAGATTACTTTGATGGAAACTtgaaaaaatacctgaaatcAGAGCCTGTCCCTGAAAGCAATGATGGCCCTGTAAAG GTGGTGGTGGCTGAGAACTTTGATGAAATTGTTAATGCACAAGACAAAGATGTCCTGATAGAGTTCTATGCACCGTGGTGCGGCCACTGCAAGAATCTGGAGCCCAAATACAAAGAATTGGGGGAGAAG CTCAGCAAAGATCCCAATATCATCATTGCCAAAATGGATGCTACAGCCAATGATGTGCCTTCTCCCTATGAAGTCCGAGG TTTCCCCACCATCTATTTCGCTCCAGCTGGCAAGAAGCAGAGTCCAAAGAAATATGAG gGGGGCAGAGAAGTGAGTGACTTCATCAGCTACCTGAAGCGGGAGGCAACCAACACCCCTGTactgcaggaggaagagaaatccAAGAAATCCaagaagaaggtgaaggagGATTTGTAA